In one window of Caballeronia sp. TF1N1 DNA:
- a CDS encoding LysE family translocator, producing MTLAQWLPFAIASAILVAIPGPTVLLVVSYALGHGRKYALATTLGVALGDLTSMTASMLGLGVLLAASAELFMVVKWVGAAYLFYLGIKLWRAPVIDTDAVKAGDDLRTGRILAHAYAVTTLNPKSIIFFVAFLPQFIDPHAASVSQIALFEATFVGLAAANAFFYAMLASGARRAIRKPSVQRTVNRTGGALLMGAGVFAAAWKRAT from the coding sequence ATGACGCTTGCTCAGTGGCTGCCGTTCGCTATCGCATCGGCCATTCTTGTTGCAATCCCTGGCCCGACCGTATTGCTGGTCGTGTCCTATGCGCTCGGGCACGGGCGCAAGTACGCGCTCGCGACGACGCTCGGCGTGGCGCTCGGCGACCTCACGTCGATGACGGCTTCCATGCTCGGTCTCGGCGTTTTGCTGGCGGCATCGGCGGAACTGTTCATGGTGGTCAAGTGGGTGGGCGCGGCGTATCTGTTTTACTTGGGCATCAAGTTGTGGCGCGCGCCGGTGATCGACACGGACGCAGTCAAGGCCGGCGACGATCTGCGCACCGGCCGCATCCTGGCCCACGCCTACGCGGTAACCACGCTCAACCCGAAGAGCATCATCTTCTTCGTCGCGTTTCTGCCGCAGTTCATCGATCCCCACGCGGCAAGCGTCTCGCAAATCGCGCTGTTCGAGGCAACCTTTGTCGGGCTGGCGGCAGCTAATGCGTTCTTTTACGCGATGCTCGCATCGGGCGCGCGTCGGGCAATTCGCAAGCCCTCCGTGCAGCGCACGGTGAATCGGACCGGTGGCGCGCTGCTCATGGGCGCCGGCGTCTTCGCGGCTGCATGGAAGAGGGCGACATGA
- the sap1 gene encoding surface attachment protein Sap1: MKKRASFLVAMVGTFAIACAAQAQDSAVQAQQTFTFRPNSYGCLSKDKFDSADEHAKAGEHQKMQQYFEGFECVSTPVDSHFRVLRVVGHDIEFVNASNSDTQGMWTADRFIEQKGL; encoded by the coding sequence ATGAAGAAGCGCGCCAGTTTTCTCGTTGCAATGGTAGGGACGTTCGCTATCGCTTGCGCTGCGCAGGCCCAGGACAGCGCGGTTCAAGCCCAACAGACATTCACATTTCGGCCTAACTCATATGGTTGCCTGTCCAAGGACAAATTCGATTCGGCCGATGAGCATGCGAAAGCTGGCGAGCATCAAAAAATGCAGCAATATTTCGAAGGCTTCGAATGCGTTTCGACGCCGGTCGATTCGCATTTTCGCGTATTGCGCGTAGTCGGACACGACATCGAATTCGTCAATGCGTCGAATAGCGATACGCAGGGAATGTGGACTGCCGACCGGTTTATCGAGCAGAAAGGGCTTTGA
- a CDS encoding SgcJ/EcaC family oxidoreductase, with amino-acid sequence MTQTAFADWATSARRVFFGLLDDWNRQDAAAMAARFAERGSLVGFDGSTIDGRACIEAHLQPIFAQHPTPLFVAKVREVRRMASGQTLLLRAVAGMWPRGTAALDPSLNAIQTMVLSMCDGVYRVELFQNTPAAFHGRPEESDKLSAELREIGKPKLA; translated from the coding sequence ATGACTCAAACCGCATTTGCTGATTGGGCGACTAGCGCGCGCCGCGTGTTTTTCGGCTTGCTCGATGACTGGAATCGTCAAGACGCGGCAGCAATGGCCGCGCGATTCGCCGAGCGCGGCAGTCTGGTCGGATTCGACGGCAGCACGATCGATGGCCGCGCGTGCATCGAAGCGCATCTGCAACCGATTTTCGCGCAGCATCCGACGCCGCTTTTCGTGGCCAAGGTGCGGGAAGTCAGACGCATGGCGAGCGGGCAGACTTTGCTTTTGCGTGCGGTTGCAGGGATGTGGCCACGCGGCACGGCGGCGCTCGATCCGAGTCTGAACGCGATTCAGACCATGGTTCTGTCGATGTGCGACGGGGTGTATCGCGTCGAGTTGTTCCAGAACACGCCGGCCGCGTTTCATGGAAGGCCGGAGGAAAGCGACAAACTGAGCGCCGAGTTGCGGGAGATAGGGAAACCGAAACTCGCTTGA